Proteins from one Microcaecilia unicolor chromosome 2, aMicUni1.1, whole genome shotgun sequence genomic window:
- the CXXC4 gene encoding CXXC-type zinc finger protein 4: MNTNVCVEAGQAPEAPVLPKDGLAEGTLGSLVDYNSEMERYRSFAAFYKTNGAFPQAAKIARITTPIFPSARIGVSPWNCDNAAMLWGAAAAAGTTQQTGRATHRNDSPRLSKQQQQPPPQQQPIPPPPDPLSLANGSFLPGLSPEHCRPLAASAGECMNKLKSEAELLNLPDRVGTFSALPALGGISLPPGVIVMTALHSPAAAAAVTDSAFQLASLAECPPGGGGGSGGNPAKKKRKRCGVCVPCKRLINCGVCSSCRNRKTGHQICKFRKCEELKKKPGTSLEVRGDEYFLPRLPPPLLDNTPQPLRCFLAGVGVPAPPFPEASFSL; the protein is encoded by the exons aTGAACACTAATGTGTGTGTGGAGGCTggccaggcccctgaggccccggTGCTCCCCAAGGATGGCCTGGCAGAGGGAACCCTGGGTAGCCTGGTGGATTACAACTCAGAAATGGAGCGCTACCGATCCTTTGCTGCCTTCTATAAGACCAATGGTGCTTTCCCACAGGCAGCCAAGATTGCACGGATCACCACCCCCATCTTCCCCAGCGCCCGCATTGGTGTGTCTCCCTGGAACTGTGACAATGCAGCCATGTtgtggggggcggcggcggcagcgggcaCCACT cagcAAACGGGGAGGGCAACGCACCGCAACGACTCTCCACGACtctccaagcagcagcagcagccaccgccacaacagcagccaatcccaCCGCCACCTGACCCCTTGTCTTTGGCCAATGGCAGCTTCCTACCGGGGCTGTCGCCCGAGCACTGCCGACCATTGGCCGCCTCCGCTGGCGAGTGTATGAACAAGCTCAAATCTGAGGCAGAGCTGCTGAACCTGCCCGATCGTGTTGGCACCTTCTCGGCACTGCCAGCCCTGGGTGGGATCTCCCTGCCACCCGGGGTCATCGTCATGACTGCCCTACACTCCCCGGCAGCTGCTGCCGCAGTCACGGACAGTGCGTTCCAGCTGGCCAGCTTGGCCGAATGCCCACCGG GGGgaggtggcggcagcgggggaaacCCAGCCAAGAAGAAGCGGAAACGTTGTGGGGTGTGTGTGCCCTGCAAGAGGCTTATCAACTGCGGCGTCTGCAGCAGCTGCAGGAACCGCAAAACAGGACACCAGATCTGCAAGTTTAGGAAATGCGAGGAGCTCAAGAAAAAACCGGGCACTTCGCTAGAGGTCAGAGGAGATGAGTATTTTCTTCCCCGCCTGCCCCCGCCCCTGCTGGACAACACTCCCCAGCCACTGCGCTGCTTCTTGGCAGGTGTTGGGGTGCCTGCACCTCCCTTCCCCGAAGCCTCATTCAGCTTGTGA